The proteins below come from a single Saccharophagus degradans 2-40 genomic window:
- the rsgA gene encoding small ribosomal subunit biogenesis GTPase RsgA: MAKRRLSKRQVDRIRERQSQRLDTSVAAPDGKQLGSEQAGLVIAHHGKQVQVETLDNSDDSPRRLRCHLRATLGSVVTGDRIVFQEDDSSGIIVAIQPRSSTLVRPDSYGKLKPVAANVDQLLITIACAPEPFSGLIDRYLAVAENLHIRPVLLFNKLDLLQSDEIDSAIANKVAKLRTLYTSLGYRCIDTCAKNGDGLDELRNTLQDNTSVFVGQSGVGKSSIIKKLLPDQEIAIGALSDAIDKGRHTTTHSELFHFPFGGDCIDSPGIREFGLWHLSPKEVTYGFIEIRDIAGLCKFRDCSHTHEPSCAVLNAVEDGSLHPERYENFQRIVQSLDDVNMQG, from the coding sequence ATGGCCAAACGAAGATTAAGCAAGCGTCAAGTCGACCGCATTCGCGAACGCCAGTCCCAACGGTTAGACACCTCAGTAGCCGCACCAGATGGAAAACAACTAGGCTCAGAGCAAGCGGGGCTAGTAATAGCCCACCACGGCAAACAAGTGCAAGTAGAAACACTTGATAACAGCGATGACTCACCGCGTCGTTTGCGCTGCCATTTACGCGCCACACTCGGTAGCGTTGTCACAGGCGACCGCATTGTTTTCCAAGAAGATGATAGCAGTGGCATTATTGTGGCCATTCAACCTCGTTCTAGTACACTAGTGCGACCAGACAGCTACGGTAAACTTAAGCCTGTGGCTGCCAACGTCGACCAACTACTTATTACCATAGCCTGTGCACCAGAGCCTTTCTCTGGGCTAATTGACCGCTACCTTGCCGTTGCCGAAAACCTACATATACGGCCTGTATTGCTATTCAATAAACTAGACTTGTTGCAAAGCGATGAAATAGATAGCGCAATTGCCAATAAAGTGGCCAAATTGCGCACGCTATACACCTCCCTTGGTTACCGCTGTATTGACACCTGCGCAAAAAATGGCGACGGCTTAGACGAACTACGAAACACCCTGCAAGACAACACTAGCGTGTTTGTTGGGCAGTCTGGGGTGGGTAAATCGTCCATAATCAAAAAATTATTACCCGACCAAGAAATTGCCATTGGCGCCCTTTCCGATGCTATTGATAAAGGCCGCCACACCACCACCCACTCGGAATTGTTTCACTTTCCCTTTGGCGGTGACTGTATAGATTCACCCGGTATTCGCGAGTTTGGCCTTTGGCACCTTAGCCCAAAAGAAGTGACCTACGGGTTTATCGAAATTAGAGACATTGCTGGCCTGTGCAAATTTAGAGACTGCTCACACACTCACGAGCCCAGCTGTGCAGTGTTAAACGCCGTTGAAGACGGAAGCTTGCACCCAGAGCGTTACGAAAACTTCCAACGCATTGTCCAATCGCTAGACGACGTAAACATGCAAGGTTAA